The window GCCAAGTAATAAGAATACCTCTCTTTGGAAATGGGGGCGTAAAAATGGATAAGTTTATGGATAGCCCATGGTTTCTTCGTTTTACAGCCTTGTTTCTTGCAATTATTCTTTTTTTCTCCGTTCAGGCGGAGGAAAAATCCGGCAGCAAAGCCGTTGGGGATACAATGGACATCATTCGAGATTTCCCCGTACAAGTGTATTATGACAATGAAAACCTTGTCGTAACAGGGGTTCCAGAAACGGTTAATATGACCATTGAAGGCCCGGCAAATATTGTTCAGACAACGAAACTATTGAAGGACTTTACATTACGGGTTGATTTATCGAGTTTACCGATGGGCAAGCATACTGTTAAAGTTCAAACTGAAAATATTTCTGATAAGCTGGATGTGCGGTTTGACCCTGCGACAATTGACGTCGTCATTGAAGAGAAAATTACACAATCATTCCGCGTTGATCCTGAACTGAATGAGCGTTTGCTTGCTGAAAATTTCAATGTCGTTAAAATAGACGTCGATCCCGAAACCATAGAAGTGACCGGTGCTAAGAGTGTCATTGAATCGATCAGTTTTGTAAAAGCCTCCGTAACAGGTGATAAGGAAATCGACAAATCATTTGAACAACAGGCCAGGGTTCGTGTGTTGGACAAAGATCTGACAAAACTGAATGTGACGATTGTTCCTGAGCAGGTAAATGTCAAAGTTGACATTGCTGAATATAGTAAAGAAGTGCCAATTGTTCTAAAATCGCGCGGCGAACCTATTGAAGGGATTACTGTCAATTCCATCGCAACTGCGGATAAAACCATTAGATTATTTGGTTCACGGAAAGCGCTGGCGCAAATCAAAGAATTTAGCGTCGAAGTGGATGTGTCCGAAGTGAAGGGACAAGAGACGATAGCAATCGATTTGAAAAAGCCTAAAGACGTTTCAAAGATGTCGTTGGATAAAATTAAAGTAAAAGTCGACGTAACTGTGACCAATCCAGAGTTGGAAGTACTCGCTCCGGAACCGCCAGTCGAGGAAGAGAAAGTGGCTACGAAGGAATTTAAAGATATTCCCGTTACGGTAAAAGGACTCGATGAAAAGTTCATAAGTTCATTTCAGAAACCGGCGGCTGGTCTGGTTGTCCTGACTGTGACAGCCGACCAGGATATACTGGATACACTGAAGAAATCAGATTTCACGGTCTATGTGGATGCGTCAGAAACAGAGGATGAAGGGGAACAGAGTCTCCAAGTTTTCGTGGATGGCCCTCCAGATGTACAATGGATAGTTTCAGATAAAGAAGTAAAGATGCATATTGAACTTGCCTGACATTCACTGAATGTGCAGGATTGAAGGGGAGAATGGAAATGACAAAGTATTTCGGGACAGATGGCGTCCGCGGGGTTGCAAATAGAGAACTGACACCGGAGCTCGCTTTTAGATTAGGCAGAATCGGCGGACATGTTTTAACAAAAGAATCACAAGGGAAGTCACAAGTGCTCGTAGGCAGGGATACGCGTATTTCGGGGCATATGCTTGAAAGTGCCCTTATCGCGGGTCTTTTATCGACAGGTGTCGAAGTGATGACTCTTGGGATTATCAGCACGCCGGGTGTCGCTTATTTGACGCGCGTCATGAATGCTCAGGCCGGAGTCATGATTTCTGCTTCACATAATCCTGTCGAGGACAATGGCATCAAGTTTTTCGGTGCAGATGGTTACAAATTGACAGACGAGCAGGAAGATGAAATTGAGCAATTGTTAAATGTGCAGGAAGATTCATTGCCACGCCCTGCTGGAGCGGACGTCGGTTCTATTACAGAGTATTTTGAAGGCGGACATAAATATATCCAGTATTTAAAACAGACTGTCGACGAGGAATTCACGGGAATTCATGTTGCGCTTGATTGTGCACATGGAGCGACATCCACATTGGCGACGCATCTGTTTGCTGATCTTGATGCAGACCTGACAACAATGGGAGCCTCGCCAAACGGTTTGAATATTAATGACGGTGTCGGTTCAACACATCCTGAAGAATTAGGTAAACTTGTTGTTGAAAAAGGAGCCCATATCGGCTTGGCATTTGACGGAGACGGTGATCGTCTAATTGCTGTGGATGAACACGGAGAAGTTGTTGATGGTGACCAGATTATGTTCATCATCGCTCGTCATTTGCATGAAGAAGGCCGCTTGAAATCAGGTACGATTGTCTCAACGATTATGAGTAATTTAGGTTTTTATAAAGCACTTTCAGAACACGGCATGAAAAGCGTGCAGACAGCCGTCGGTGATCGTTACGTTGTAGAAGAAATGAGAAAAGGAAATTATAATCTTGGTGGCGAACAATCGGGCCATATTATTTTCCATGATTATAACACGACAGGCGACGGACTTCTTACAGGTCTTC of the Sporosarcina sp. FSL K6-1508 genome contains:
- a CDS encoding CdaR family protein yields the protein MDKFMDSPWFLRFTALFLAIILFFSVQAEEKSGSKAVGDTMDIIRDFPVQVYYDNENLVVTGVPETVNMTIEGPANIVQTTKLLKDFTLRVDLSSLPMGKHTVKVQTENISDKLDVRFDPATIDVVIEEKITQSFRVDPELNERLLAENFNVVKIDVDPETIEVTGAKSVIESISFVKASVTGDKEIDKSFEQQARVRVLDKDLTKLNVTIVPEQVNVKVDIAEYSKEVPIVLKSRGEPIEGITVNSIATADKTIRLFGSRKALAQIKEFSVEVDVSEVKGQETIAIDLKKPKDVSKMSLDKIKVKVDVTVTNPELEVLAPEPPVEEEKVATKEFKDIPVTVKGLDEKFISSFQKPAAGLVVLTVTADQDILDTLKKSDFTVYVDASETEDEGEQSLQVFVDGPPDVQWIVSDKEVKMHIELA
- the glmM gene encoding phosphoglucosamine mutase, with protein sequence MTKYFGTDGVRGVANRELTPELAFRLGRIGGHVLTKESQGKSQVLVGRDTRISGHMLESALIAGLLSTGVEVMTLGIISTPGVAYLTRVMNAQAGVMISASHNPVEDNGIKFFGADGYKLTDEQEDEIEQLLNVQEDSLPRPAGADVGSITEYFEGGHKYIQYLKQTVDEEFTGIHVALDCAHGATSTLATHLFADLDADLTTMGASPNGLNINDGVGSTHPEELGKLVVEKGAHIGLAFDGDGDRLIAVDEHGEVVDGDQIMFIIARHLHEEGRLKSGTIVSTIMSNLGFYKALSEHGMKSVQTAVGDRYVVEEMRKGNYNLGGEQSGHIIFHDYNTTGDGLLTGLQLVNIMKISGRKLSELAAEMKVYPQKLVNVRVTDKNAVTDNARVAAVIAEVEKEMAGNGRVLVRPSGTEPLVRVMVEAPSEEDCVRLVERIVAVVQEEMGTE